TGTGGATAGCCCATTTGACAGTGTATATAGATCCTTTGTATGTCTCTTGCTGCTCATTAAAAGGCTCCAACCTGACTTAAAGCCGAGCAGcggtgaataaaaaaaatctagtcCCGCTAGGCCTGACGATGATAACCTGTAATTGGGAGCAATTTGAGGTAATGTGCTTGAAGGAGCACCACAAGGCAAATCCATTAATGGAACGCTGTCATTTTGCTCACTTTTTCGATCTACCTTTCCTGCTGATGTGGAAACTAAAGAAAAACGAGAAATTGGTCTGCTTCTTGCTCTCGGGACAGAGAGAGCGAGGTGTCAGGACACTATCTCCCAGCGCCATCTGAGGCCACAGGAACTGGGCTTAACTCCCAAAATGACTGGGGCCCTTGTGGACCAAACAGAGGTCAGAATGTTCTCCGCTGTCAAGTTGTAATACAGCAAAAGGACATTCGGACAAATCCGTTTTTTTTAGGGCAGAATGTTCTTcacccatccattcattccTTTTCTATGCTGCTGACTGATTGGGGTCGAAGGTGagttggagccaatcccagctgactttgggcgagaggtaaggtacaccctggactgggcgCCAACCAATACACACTTGCAGCCACGCAAATACTGGGAGAACATACCAACTCCACAGGAAAGCCGCAGCCCGGATTGGAACCCACGACCCCTGAACTGTGCCGAGGATGCAGAACGTTTCTAGCCGTTTTAATATTGATTAATATTGTTATTGCTTAATATAGTATCTTAATTTGGCTGTAGTTTGAAATTGGTAAGAGGACTACACTGCATGTTACTGTTTGAAAAATTTTCATGTAACCAAATAAAGTCACCAATATACAATATTTCAACACCTCTCACTATGCAGTGCCGTTCTACGGCACTGCAAAAGTACTCATAATTTACCTGTATATCAAAACTTGCCCGAGTTTCGAAGTTTCACTCTATGAGATGTGAAACTTTGAGAAGAATCCAACGGGGCGTTATaaacaacatgcaaaaaaacatccaaaacaaAATTATCCTACACTTGTGGCTCCAAGCTCGCGAGGAAGCTGCCGATGTGGCCCATTTCCGAGTCCAGGTCGGCCAGGTAGGTGCACAGCAACGAAAACATCTCAAAGGGGATCCTTGCGGCACCCCCCTCCTCATCCTCTGTCAGGATCTCACAGGCAACCTTGAGGGAGGTCTTGAGAGACTTGTAAAAGACAACAGTATACAGAGCACGTtggaacacacacaacaaagcaTTGGGAATACAGAGCGCGACTGGCCCCGTGTGGTCAAAGTGTTGAGAAGCATGTTCTTAAATCCTCTTTTTTCCAGCTCAACTGGCATTAAGCTCATCGTTCGCAAGACTTCGCTCAGCTTGAAATGTACTGTCGCTCATTGCCGGCGTCATGCGTCGTGACTCCAAATGAGTTACTGTGTGCCCCCCCTGCCTTTGGCAGTGTAGCCTGTACGTGCTAcactatatatttttcaaaaaaatgggTAATCTATTTATTCAAATTCACTAACAGTGagattcatatatatatatatatatatatatataaagaataaACCAAAATAAGAGCATGTTCAACACATCTGACGGGGATCTAAAGTGAGCTGACTGCTTTCAAACTTGGCATAACATTTGGCACCTCTGTGTGAGAATTCATTGTCCAGTCCGAGTGGGCAGAATGTGCCCCCCGCCCCAATACCCCTCGGTAAAATGTGATCTGAGGCCAACGCTGCGGTCTCCGCTGCTCTGTCAATTTTTAAAGCTTGAAATAAGAGATTTAATGGAAGCAGGATGTGTGAAGTCATCATTTTCGGAGTCTCGGGACCCTGATAAAAGCAAAAAGGTGCCACGTGACACCTGGTTATAGTAAGTCTCAAAGAAAGTATAACGGACAAATCTCACATCTCCCAGAGCACTGCAGCCCAGAGCAAAAAACTCCATGCAGCTGATGTCGATGCCGAAGTTGCCCAGTATCAACATGTTCTCAAGCTGTTCCGTGGGCAGACACAAAGCCTTCCATTTGTCCTGCAATTCCTCTCGGTCGCATGTTTCCGCTGAGGACAGCTATACATTGGAGgagaaaaatatacagtatacacgtGGAAAAATATGCTGATTATAATAAGCAGCAGAAATGCATCTTGGAGTACGGAAACTGCTTGTTGCTAATCTAACCTAATGTGGTTTCGTCTTATGTTGGGGGAGTGATCAAGCAGGATATAATAGACTCTTTGCACAGCAACACATTAAGCGTCAGATGCTATTTTGTAACAGGTTTTGCTGTCAGTATTTTACAAGCTTAATGGGACGCAATTTTGACTCAAAAATAACCTCTTTTGTTAAATGTGTGCTAACCTGGGGTTAGTGTGGTCGATTCAGTATATTTTATAGTTTGATGGTAGTACTTTTCAAGGtcaaaatgccattaaaaaggttttacttttcaaagacAACGCACCAGCCAACACTCTGGTGTGCCGCTGTGTTCAGCATTAACTCTGTTTTGAGTTTTAACACATTTCCCGTGCTCCGTGCCGACCGGAGGTTAAAGCCTCTTTACACCGAATGCGAATTAAACACCGCGTGCATAATTGATTAGAAGTTCTTCCAACTcatgaatgaaaacaataacGTGATATCATTGCATTTTTTATGGCCAAAATACCATCATATTTGCATACGCTGTGAGTTTGTATGATTATGTAGTGAACTGTAGAGTGTCAGGCGTCAATTAGCGACAAGGCGTTTATTAGTGTTTATCATGCATTTGtacattactttattttatttggaagAAAGGAACTAAAGATAACTACGATCATTTCATACTTTTTCCACAAATGACAGTTAAATGAAAAATAGCAttgctgttgaaaaaaaagcatgtaccTCCACATGTTgagttgtcttctttttagcaaagatcacaataattttgttgttttcagtatgaaaacaaaatcatacaCAGTACAGTGTTGTAATATAATATGTatagtgatgaaaaaaaaaaaacaataataaaaaccttgGGGAAAGTTTTTGGAATTGAATTTTCCGgggaatattttttcccctcttcttgaaaaaaatgggaAGACTTAATACTTTTATAAGTGCCTTGGTAAACATAATATGAACCTACCTGTTTGTGGAGAGTCTTTAGCAGACCTGGAGTCAGCATAGCATCTTTACTCTGGTTGCCAAAATTCATCTCTAGCCTCTCCTTGACCGGCAGAGTCTCTCCTTTAGCCAGTGCTTCAAAATAGCTATCAAAGATTGGCATGTGATTAGTACCAAAATGTAAATTGCAAATACCGCATGAGCTCAGATGAACTGCAAATGGGGGTGTATAGGAGGATGGTCAgatgttgtactgtattgtcacgggactaaaacacaaatattaaaagagccgaaaaaaaaagaatcctttgCAATGAGTCAAAGGTCCATTTATTGAGGTTGCTAGGCCAGGTTTGATGATACtgtaatcaaaacaaaatgtccgtttcattcaaaacaacaacaaaaaatattttccattttgagACGAACTCAAATAGTTCGATCAAATCAAACCTGACCCCTGCCAGgaatccaaaacaaatacagGTGTATCTGAATTAATTGGAAAGACAAAAATTCatgtacaatacagtatttgcgtattttatttttatatttggctttatttattatttggatGATTTCAGCTTACAGAGAAACGTATTTATAACCTATTGTTCAGGGgcttcatttcactgtccactttTATTGAAGCAGCGAACTTGGAACACGGCATTTTCGTGCAATCTAGGCTCCTACAGTTGGCTAAGTATCAAAATGCGAACTTCTCCAGAAACCAACGTGAACGTCAATAAATCCACTCACAGCGGTGAACGCTGAGTGGCCCAGTAACAGGCAGCGTAGTGGAGGTATTGTGCTGTCGTGAGTTGACGCCCTACGTGGGGCTGTCTTCACGTTTGCGTATCGGCCAGAACACCACTCGAGGCCAGACTCAAAAAGGAAGGATGATAATAAATTCACTGAGGCACATATGCCAAGTTTTCTCGCTATTCAAGCGAAGACTGCCGCTGCCGGACGGACAAACGGCGGCGAAAACAAATCCTCCGTGTCACACCTAATGTTGGTGTGTTTGACGtgttaattggaaaaaaaaacagagcccGTAAAGccaaaatcatgtgtgtcaacttccgtgattctggttaaaatctgtaccaacatttcAAATCCTCATATATCCTAaatgataatgttgagatattgtaagcatttttgtgCTACCAAAGATTAATAATAGTTGAAAACCCCATTACACTtggatttctgattccaaaactagttgaTACATTtcgtgtgtaaatatgatgaggcgatgaaagctttttatggtttcacagtcataacggccctctgagggaaaccgtaactgcaatgtggcccgcgacaaaaaggagtttgacacccctggtgtagGCCATCTTGAACATctgatttgtgtttatttttgaaggGGAGTGTGTCACCGTTCTGGATGTCAAGGGGGAGGCAGGGAGTTCCAGAGTGTTGGAGCGCCAGTGACAAAGGATCCGTGGGTTAGTTGGTTGcaactatattttattttattttgtatttttttttttttaaacacatcttTGACCAGGACACATGACAATTGGTTTGTTTTCCCTGTACCACTCATTTT
The genomic region above belongs to Phycodurus eques isolate BA_2022a chromosome 21, UOR_Pequ_1.1, whole genome shotgun sequence and contains:
- the ropn1l gene encoding ropporin-1-like protein isoform X2 codes for the protein MPPPETMFCSQQIHIPTGLPEVLKNFTKAAIRTQPKDLLMWSAAYFEALAKGETLPVKERLEMNFGNQSKDAMLTPGLLKTLHKQLSSAETCDREELQDKWKALCLPTEQLENMLILGNFGIDISCMEFFALGCSALGDSLKTSLKVACEILTEDEEGGAARIPFEMFSLLCTYLADLDSEMGHIGSFLASLEPQVKLQHGMIKPLDFIHREDMKPPCDSSD
- the ropn1l gene encoding ropporin-1-like protein isoform X1, with amino-acid sequence MTSLTKCCLSRCLYCRLKVFHYVIARLSTCTPTPLRPLLSVSIDRIQLRQHNALTMPPPETMFCSQQIHIPTGLPEVLKNFTKAAIRTQPKDLLMWSAAYFEALAKGETLPVKERLEMNFGNQSKDAMLTPGLLKTLHKQLSSAETCDREELQDKWKALCLPTEQLENMLILGNFGIDISCMEFFALGCSALGDSLKTSLKVACEILTEDEEGGAARIPFEMFSLLCTYLADLDSEMGHIGSFLASLEPQVKLQHGMIKPLDFIHREDMKPPCDSSD